The Streptomyces capitiformicae genome contains the following window.
CCAGCACCACCATCGTGCCGACCAGGGCATACGACAGCAGGATGCCGGGCCCGGCGGTCGCGATACCCGAGGACGACCCGACGAACAGCCCGGCCCCGATCACACCACCGATCGCGATCATCGACAGATGCCGGTTCTTCAGACCCGCCTGCAGGCCGGAGGAGGCGGAGGTGGCGGGGGAGGAGGGATCCGGGGCGCCGGCCTGGGGCGGCAGAGTCGGCTGCGAAGTCATGGGGGAGGTTTCCTTTGCGCCGTTGTGGGGGTTTCTGCTTTTGTAAAGATCAGTCCAGTGAATCCGAGGTAAAGGCATTCCTGAACCTTTGAATCCAGATCGTTACTTGAGGTTTACTTGAGGTTCTGTGGTGTGACCCACGATTTTCGACCCCGGCCCCCCGCCGCGCCCCGCCGAAACAGGCGTGTCACACTCGGACCATGCGCGTCTACCTCGGCTCGGATCACGCCGGTTACGAACTCAAGAACCACCTCGTCGAGTGGCTGAAGGCCGCCGGGCACGAGCCCGTCGACTGCGGTCCCCACATCTACGACGCCCAGGACGACTACCCGCCGTTCTGTCTCCGCGCCGCCGAGCGCACGGCCGCGGACGCCGACTCCCTCGGCATCGTCATCGGCGGCTCCGGCAACGGCGAGCAGATCGCCGCGAACAAGGTGGCCGGCGTCCGCGCCGCCCTCGCCTGGAGTGTCGAGACCGCCGCGCTGGGCCGCGAGCACAACAACGCGAACGTCGTCGCCGTCGGCGCCCGCATGCACTCCCAGGAAGACGCGACCAAGTTCGTCGAGACCTTCCTCAACACCCCGTTCTCCGGCGACGCCCGCCACATCCGCCGCATCGACATGCTGGCGTCCTACGAGACCACCGGCGAGCTGCCGCCGATTCCGGCCCACCACCCTCAGGCGTAGAGGTTTCGCCCGAGAGCTCGGCTGCCTGGGCTTTGCAGGGCGGGTGCGGGTGCGGGTGATTGGTGGCTTCGTCGCGCAGTTCCCCGCGCCCCCTCAAAAGCCAGGGGGCGCCCCCAGTTCTTTCAGGGGCGCGGGGAACTACGCGAGCAACCCCCACTCACCAGCACCCGAAGAAGCACCGCCAACCACCCCCCACCCCCCTGCCGAACCCCCGGAGGGACACGTGCCGGAAGGGCACACCATCCATCGCCTGGCCCAGGACTACCTCGCCCACTTCGGCGGCCGGAAGGCCCACGTCACCAGCCCCCAGGGCAAGTTCACGGACGCGGCGGCCCTCCTCGACGGCACCCCCCTCACCACCGCCGAGGCGCACGGCAAGCACCTCTTCCTGCACTTCGGTGACGCGGACGCCGAGGACTGGGTCCACATCCACCTCGGCCTCTTCGGCAAGGTCGGCTTCGGCGACGCCCCCGCGCCCCCGCCCACCGACACGGTCCGCCTCCGCCTGCGCAACGACACGTCGTACGTCGACCTCCGCGGCCCCACGACCTGCGCCCTGATAACGGACGGCGAGAAGCAGGCCATCCACGCCCGCCTCGGCCCGGACCCCCTCCGTCCGGACGCGGACCCGGCAGTCGCGTACAGACGGATCTCCCGCAGCCGTACGACGATCGCCGCGCTCCTCATGGACCAGAAGGTCATCGCGGGCGTCGGCAACGTCTACCGCGCGGAGGTCCTCTTCCGGCACCGCATCGACCCGTACCGCGCGGGCAAGGACATCACCGCCACCCAGTGGGAAGCGATGTGGGCCGACCTCGTCGACCTCATGCACGATGGCGTACGCAACAACCGCATCGACACCGTTCGCCCGGAACACACCCCGGAGGCCATGGGCCGCCCGCCCCGCGTCGACGACCACGGCGGCGAGGTCTACGTGTACCGCAGGGCCAACCTCCCCTGCCACATCTGTGGCGGCGAGATCCGCACCGCCGACCTCGCCGCCCGCAACCTCTTCTGGTGCCCCACCTGCCAAGAAACGTGACCCGGCGTCAGAACCCGTGCGGCAGCCAGGGCGCGACGGTGGCCGAGAAGAAGCCCACGGACGCCTCCGCCAGCGCGCCCTGCCTGAGCTCGCGCACCCGCCCGGCCGCCCCCAACGACGCGAGGCTCACCCCACCCAGATAGGCCGCCCCCAACTCCCGTATCGAGAGGGCGAGATCGGCGGTGTCACCGGTCCGCTCGCAGTCGGCCCCCTTCGCGTCACCGGTGAGCCGCCAACGCCCCGAGTTCCAGGGGCAGAAGGTGTCCTCGACCTCCAACACCACATCCACCGGCGCCTGATACGTCCGCGCCCGCAGCGCCGCGCCCACGTCCACCAGCCGTACGTACATGTCGTCCTTCACCTGCAGCCCGCACCGCCGCACATCCGACACCATGTGCAACCACGGCTCGTCCACGGGCCGTCGGCTCGACACGATCGACCCGGTCAGATCGAGGTCGAAGAGGAACCGCCACAACGCGGCGTGCGCGGCGGCGTCCAGCGCCTCCAGGGACTCCAGTACGACAACTCCCCCGGCCCCACTGGGCGTCCAGTCGGGCTTGACCCGGAACCGGGCGTACCCGACCACATCCGAGCCGCCACCCCCATCCCCGTCCGCCCGCTCGGCCACCACGCACTGCAACGGCGAAGCGCCATCCCGATGCCGCTCCGTGTCGAGCAGCTCCGCCCGCTCCCAGCCGGGCCGCCGCACCAGCATCCCCGGCCGCTCCGGCACCTGCCGCGCGTACACCGCCTCGCACACGTCGAGGACCTCGGCGGGCGCCGCGTACCGCAGCCGTACGTCATCGGTGCCGGGCGGCACGGACAGCCGTACGCGCGTGGTGTCGATCTCGATGCCGAGCCGGTGCGTGGCGAGGCCGTACCCGAACCGTCCGTAGATGTCCGGTTCGGACGCGGTCAGCGCGGCCAGCGGCTGGCCCCAGGAGCGGATGTCGTCCAACTGCCGCCGCATCATGGACGTCAGTACGCCGCGCCGCCGGTGCGTGGCCGCGACGCTCACCATCGTGACGCCCGCCGTCGGAACGGACGCGCCACCGGGCACGGTGAGCCGGAAGTCGAACGCCCCCGCCGTACCTACGCATTGGGCGCCGTCCCACGCGCCGATGCTCCGGTCGTACTCCGTGACCGCCTGTGACACCTCGCGTTCCTCGGCGGGTTCGGGGACTCCGCCGAAGGCGCGGAGGAGGTTGTCGTACCAGACGTTCCAGTCTTCCTCGCGCAGCACCCGCAGCTCAGTCGTCATATGCCATGCCTAGCAGTGCGATCCGGGACGAGCGAGCGAATTTCACCCGTGGGCCGTGGGGCGGTGTGGGATCCTTCACAGGTGCCGCGGGTGGGCCGCAAGACCCCGTCCCGTGTGAGATCTGTGTGAGATTCGTCGTGAACCGGCCCTCGGAAGGGGGACAAGTAGGACCTCCTGTGCACAGGAGCTGGTCCGATGGATAAGGTCCCGAACAATGGCAGCAGGACGAGAGCGGCGCGCGGCGGCCGATACGTTCACGGCCCGGATGAAGAAGCTGGTTCACCGGGCCCGCACCGGCGTGCGCAAATCTGCCGTCGACTACTTCCGCGGCGACGGCTCCGACTGGATCGCGCTGGCCGGTCTGATGCTGCTGATCCCGGTGATCACCGGCCTCACGATGTTCGACGAGGTGTGGTTCTCGCCCGCGGTGCTGGTCCTCCCCATCGTCGCCGGTGGCCTCCTGCTCCGCCCCGCCAGCCTGCTCGGCCTGTACGCGGTCGCCGCGACCGCGTTGATCATCGAGTCCGTGAAGCTCGGCCCCTACACCGAGGGCCCGGCCAGAGTGACCCCCGGCATAGTGCTCGTGGTCGCCGCCTGCGGCTTCTTCGGCCTCCTCATCGCCCAGTTCCGCAGCCGCGTCGGCGTTCCCTGGCGCCGCGGCGGCACCATGCTCTTCGACCTGCGCGAACGCATCCGAGTCCAGAGCAAGTTGCCACAACTGCCCGCAGGTTGGCATCGCGAGATGGCCCTACGCCCCGCAGGCGGCCAATCGTTCTCGGGCGACTTCGTCGTGGCCGCCCGCACGAACGGCGGCCGAACCCTCGAAGTCGTCCTGACGGACGTCTCCGGCAAGGGCATGGACGCGGGCTCCCGCGCCCTTCTCCTCTCCGGCGCTTTCGGCGGTCTGTTGGGATCGCTCCCACCGCACGCGTTCCTCCCGGCGGCCAACGGCTACCTCCTCCGCCAGGACTGGGACGAGGGCTTCGCGACCTCCATCCATCTCGTTCTCGACCTCGACTCCGGCGACTACGAACTCTTCTCCGCCGGTCACCCCCCGGGCCTTCAGCTCAGCGCCGGCACCGGCCGCTGGGAGGAGAAGGCCGCCGAGGGCCCCCTCCTCGGCGTCTACGACGGCGCCCAGTTCGATCCGGTCAAGGGCTCCCTCCGCCCCGGCGACGTCCTCATGCTCTTCACCGACGGCCTCGTGGAAACCTCCGACCGAGACATCGTCGAAGGCATCGACCGCCTCACCGGCGAAGCCGACCGCTACGTGGCCGGCGGCTTCCACGGCGCCGCCTGGCACCTGATCGAGGC
Protein-coding sequences here:
- a CDS encoding GNAT family N-acetyltransferase, translating into MTTELRVLREEDWNVWYDNLLRAFGGVPEPAEEREVSQAVTEYDRSIGAWDGAQCVGTAGAFDFRLTVPGGASVPTAGVTMVSVAATHRRRGVLTSMMRRQLDDIRSWGQPLAALTASEPDIYGRFGYGLATHRLGIEIDTTRVRLSVPPGTDDVRLRYAAPAEVLDVCEAVYARQVPERPGMLVRRPGWERAELLDTERHRDGASPLQCVVAERADGDGGGGSDVVGYARFRVKPDWTPSGAGGVVVLESLEALDAAAHAALWRFLFDLDLTGSIVSSRRPVDEPWLHMVSDVRRCGLQVKDDMYVRLVDVGAALRARTYQAPVDVVLEVEDTFCPWNSGRWRLTGDAKGADCERTGDTADLALSIRELGAAYLGGVSLASLGAAGRVRELRQGALAEASVGFFSATVAPWLPHGF
- a CDS encoding Fpg/Nei family DNA glycosylase, which encodes MPEGHTIHRLAQDYLAHFGGRKAHVTSPQGKFTDAAALLDGTPLTTAEAHGKHLFLHFGDADAEDWVHIHLGLFGKVGFGDAPAPPPTDTVRLRLRNDTSYVDLRGPTTCALITDGEKQAIHARLGPDPLRPDADPAVAYRRISRSRTTIAALLMDQKVIAGVGNVYRAEVLFRHRIDPYRAGKDITATQWEAMWADLVDLMHDGVRNNRIDTVRPEHTPEAMGRPPRVDDHGGEVYVYRRANLPCHICGGEIRTADLAARNLFWCPTCQET
- a CDS encoding ribose-5-phosphate isomerase translates to MRVYLGSDHAGYELKNHLVEWLKAAGHEPVDCGPHIYDAQDDYPPFCLRAAERTAADADSLGIVIGGSGNGEQIAANKVAGVRAALAWSVETAALGREHNNANVVAVGARMHSQEDATKFVETFLNTPFSGDARHIRRIDMLASYETTGELPPIPAHHPQA
- a CDS encoding PP2C family protein-serine/threonine phosphatase, with translation MAAGRERRAAADTFTARMKKLVHRARTGVRKSAVDYFRGDGSDWIALAGLMLLIPVITGLTMFDEVWFSPAVLVLPIVAGGLLLRPASLLGLYAVAATALIIESVKLGPYTEGPARVTPGIVLVVAACGFFGLLIAQFRSRVGVPWRRGGTMLFDLRERIRVQSKLPQLPAGWHREMALRPAGGQSFSGDFVVAARTNGGRTLEVVLTDVSGKGMDAGSRALLLSGAFGGLLGSLPPHAFLPAANGYLLRQDWDEGFATSIHLVLDLDSGDYELFSAGHPPGLQLSAGTGRWEEKAAEGPLLGVYDGAQFDPVKGSLRPGDVLMLFTDGLVETSDRDIVEGIDRLTGEADRYVAGGFHGAAWHLIEAVAKDVNDDRALLLISREGPTRAP